In Parachlamydia acanthamoebae, the DNA window GGGAGAGTAGGTCGCCGCCAAGTCTTTTTTTATTCCATCCTTTGATGGACTATCTTTCAAACCCTAATAACTCTCGTTGTTAGGGTTTTTTTGTGTCTTCTTTTCGAAAAAAATCATCATTTCTACTCAAAAATTTAGTCATAGAAAAATTTTCTTATGTAATTTCAGGATAAAAAATTATCACGATACTTTAGAAATTTAGCTATACGCAATTTTTTGCTAAATGCATTTAAAGCTAAGTTCCAATCATTAATTAGTATAGATAAAATTTTGAATATGAACTTAATGATAGCGAGGCAACTGTTAATTCAAAAAAAACAATGGATTAGTTTGTCTTTTTTCATTTTACTTAATAAAAAACAAGACATTTTACATGCATGAAAAGTGGATTTCTGCTATCATAGTATTTTGCTTGGTGGCATTGGAGAAGAGGAAATACCTGATCCCATCCCGAACTCAGAAGTCAAGCTCTTTATCGCCGATGGTACTACACACGCGAGTGTGGGAGAGTAGGTCGTCGCCAAGTCTTTCTTACTCCATCTTTGATGGACAATCTTTCAACCCTAGCAACTCTCGTTGTTAGGGTTTTTTTGTTTGATCATTCAATTTTAATGGATTAATTATAGTTCTTTTTATTATTTAGGGGATTATTAAAAATGAATTTAGATCCGATACAAAATGCTCGTCCTAATTATGTTAACCTTAATTCTCCTAAACATTTTGAAAAATGGCGAATTTATTTCCAAAAAAAAAGTAGAAGATTTAAGTTTTTTTTTCTAAAAGTCGCCTACAATCTTGCTCATCAGATCACCTTTGGAAAAACTTCAAAAAAATTTAAAGCTAAAGCCATTCATTTAAGGTGGAATTTATATAAAAATATAACCAAAAAGCATTTTGGAGATGATTTTTTGGGAAATTCTAGGAATGTTGCGCGGTATTCCGTTATTGTAGAGGCGACTGCTTATCAAGCATCGAAAAATCTACTTCAACAATGTCGTGCCGATAAACAAGCTAAAATGATGACTAAAGTCAAAGTCAAAATTCCTTTAATGGGAATTTGCTCTGGTATTAATCTAGATATTGCTGAAAGATATTTAATTAAACATGAAACGATAAATGAAATTATTGCAAGTAATCAAAAAGGAGCTTCAGCTGAAGCCATTGCAAATCAGACTGTCTTTTCCTGTATCGATCATGAAGAAGACTACGGAGTTGTTTTCTTAGAAATACTTCAAGATTTAATGAAGATGAAGCCAAGCAAATTGGATGACCCTCTTTTTTTTCAATCCTTTACTCATATTTCTCTTTTATTAACGGAGTTAGATCCGCATTTAAAATTTTCCGCAGCTCCTGTTTCTCCCATTATAAAAAAGACCCTTTTAAAAGAATCTCCAATCAATGATTTGCTTATTTTAGAACGAAAATTATGCGAGAAAGAGAGGAAATCAAGATCAGCCTGGCTAGGGCATGCTAAAGAATACCCAGATAGTGGGTGTGTAAAAAATGTGGAAGCCTTTCAAAAAGCAGCTTCAGACTTTATTAACAGACAATATAGAAATGCGTTGGCTCAAGTAAAGCCTTCAGAAAGTCATTCTCGTTTGATTAAAAAAAGAGAAGATGCAATCAACACTCTTAAATGGGTGACCTCTTATCTTGAATTTCAAGAAGAAGTTAAGCGCATAATCCCGAAGAAAAATGGCAAATATTTAATAAGTTCGAGAAATTATATCCGAGTTCTGAAAAAAATATCAGATCCTACCATTAGATCAGTTATGAAAATAATGCTTTTCAACCACAGTCTGAAGTCTCGCTATCAAGTGCTCGCCCGTGCTCGAGGTCTTAAATTGGAGTCATTAAAAGCCATTATGGGAGATTCTTCACTGCATGCGAGTAATGTTTCTTATCTTCAAAATCTTTCAAAGCTAGAGCCTGGTGTATATTCAGTGATTTTTCAGACTCTAAAGATAAATACAAGACATGCCATTACTTATTTTAAAATCGATGAAAATAGAGGGTATTTGTTAGACCCCAACAATATTCAAATTCAGTGTGGCGATGCGAAGCATACATTTCTGCAGTTTCAAAAACTTTTAAGTTTTTACAAAGAACCTTTCTATGATCCTTTATCTAAATTTGCGATTTTCAAGAGAAAAAATAGAACAAATAACCTTTTGATATTTCATCGATTTACGAAAATTTAATATTTTTAATATCCAGCAAAGATATAGGCTCTGATTTTTTCAGGAATGCTTTTGAAAAAAGAGATAAAAATTTATATTTCGTAAAATAAGTCTACAGATAAAGCGATTTTTACATATGACTCTTTCACAAACCACGCTAGCGATTAAAGTGATTCCAAATGCCTCAAGAAATGCCATTTTAGGGTGGGAAAATGATGAACTTAAAATGTATATTGCCTCTGTTCCAGAAAAAGGAAAGGCAAACGAGGCGGTTATTAAATTTTTAGCGAAATTTTTAGGTCTCAGAAAACAGCAGATTCAGATTATCCGTGGTGAAACAAACCGGCATAAAATCCTTCAAATAGAAGGGATAGATAAAACAAAATTAATAGACTATATTAATAAAAATATGGGATAGATAATGCTAGAAAAAATGTTCTAATAACATCTCATTAAAGTAGTCTAGGCTTCTCAGCTATTTTCGAAGGGATCGCTCACATAAAATCTAGTGTTGTATTTTATAGATCGTTTGTCTACCTTTAACAATAATTTATCTTTAGTTATTTATCTATTATATATCATTAAGACTTGTTTAGTTATTTTGTCGATAGTTTATTTAAATAGTGTTATTATTTTCTCTTTATAATTACAAAGAGAAAGTTTTATGAATACAAGTGATTTAGTTAGCATTCCAAATGCTTTTTTAATAGCTGGAAACCAAACTTATAAAATAACTGAAAGTAAAGATTCGGATTTTGAAAAAGGAGATTCTTCAAATGATGGTTTTGATAACCCTTCTGAAACAAAATATGTCACTTTAGATGAATTTAAAAATGATTTTATTAGCAAATTAAAAGATGAACTTTCTTATGTTGAAAGAATTCAATTAATTAAAACTTATTTTTCTAAAAATGAGAAAGAATATGATCTATATATTGCTCTCGATGAAGAAAAAAAATTAGAGATTCGTCTAACCATGCAAGAGACAGCTTTTAAATCCTGTATGCTGCTCGAAAAATATTTTCAAGAACCCAATTTAGATTCTCAACAACAAATATATCACACGTTTCGCGTATTTGAATATTCGTACGCAACAGAAAGTGAAGATAGAGTATTAAAAGTCTTTTGTTCCTGCTTAGGATCAAAAGGGGAGTTGGCATGGATTCAAAGTGGCACTCAGTTGTCAGGAAATGAAGTATTTGATCTTTATCAAATGCTTGCAGATATTCTAAAAGTCAAAGAAATGGTTCTCTATGATGACGCCCATTCTGAAATAGAGATAAGTTCAAAAAAAATTGTTAGAATTCCCATCCGCCAAATGAAAGCTTTAGCTAGTACATCAGAAGAGGGTTATTCTTGGTATGAAGAAAAAGGAAGGTTCGAAGTGGCTAGTTTGGA includes these proteins:
- a CDS encoding DUF167 domain-containing protein: MTLSQTTLAIKVIPNASRNAILGWENDELKMYIASVPEKGKANEAVIKFLAKFLGLRKQQIQIIRGETNRHKILQIEGIDKTKLIDYINKNMG